From the Alkalibacter rhizosphaerae genome, one window contains:
- a CDS encoding transglycosylase domain-containing protein produces MKKIGIGLLVLFFMVAMTGAVYLLSVKSVDLSDFVYRPDQKTLVYSEDGELIGELYSENRTYVTLDQMPDHLKEAVVAVEDGRFYNHHGYDVLGIVRATITNIKNGEIVEGASTITQQLVRNLFDEISTEQTLTRKIMEAKTAAELEKRYSKEQILEMYLNEIYLGDGIYGVQEASRKYFGKDVGELSLAQSALLAGLPQAPSAYQPNRYEEKARSRQEKVLRRMVAENLISLEEAADAIAEEWSVLPEETTDSVGRIRQGYHPVVEQMILEYGSTLGFSGPEALEYLKRAGLVLYGSVNSQLQEVAFKSMESQLKASGLPEADGVLVSVHGKTGDVLAYCGGDSPVDMASQPRQPGSTLKPFIYAAAMDQSVLTVDSLLLDEKTRFGDYQPSNVDGLYRGYVTPREAILQSLNVPAVQVMDKLGVESTMTYLQGGGFSHLTKEDYGLATALGGLTYGVTPLELSIAYSSFVNEGMRTGPYFVQRVENRRGEVLYEKGNAKPTSWLFADTANYMRDILIHNVVSGTGSKASNPLETGGKTGTSSQNRDLWFSGFTGDLVTTVWIGREDAKPVNGRSSVAAAVYGTYVTIGEKAGLMEDLHGSPTHGYEEETIVVATDAGWDHLLENGFVLENMITEIQVTPEERSLFEQRMMVGVYVDEESGKVFVEGWCDPQYKTLRFYREDQVPESCMDHPWFDFLYRYFTS; encoded by the coding sequence ATGAAAAAAATTGGAATTGGACTGCTTGTTTTGTTTTTCATGGTCGCAATGACCGGAGCGGTGTACCTGTTGTCGGTAAAATCAGTGGATTTGTCGGATTTCGTATATCGACCGGATCAAAAGACCCTGGTTTATTCGGAGGATGGGGAGCTTATTGGTGAACTGTATTCGGAAAACAGGACCTATGTCACATTGGACCAAATGCCGGATCATTTGAAAGAGGCTGTAGTCGCTGTCGAAGACGGCCGCTTTTATAACCACCATGGGTACGATGTCCTCGGCATTGTTCGGGCAACCATCACCAATATAAAAAACGGGGAAATAGTAGAAGGAGCAAGTACCATTACCCAACAGTTGGTCCGAAATCTATTCGACGAAATATCGACGGAACAGACCTTGACCAGAAAAATCATGGAGGCAAAAACTGCTGCAGAATTGGAAAAGCGATACAGTAAAGAACAGATCCTTGAAATGTATCTCAATGAAATTTATCTGGGCGATGGTATTTATGGCGTTCAGGAAGCCAGCCGGAAGTATTTTGGCAAGGATGTGGGCGAGCTGTCGCTGGCCCAGTCTGCCTTGTTGGCCGGTCTGCCTCAAGCACCAAGTGCTTATCAACCCAATCGATACGAGGAAAAGGCAAGATCCAGACAGGAGAAAGTACTTCGCAGGATGGTTGCGGAGAATCTTATCTCTTTGGAAGAAGCGGCAGATGCAATAGCGGAGGAGTGGAGCGTTTTACCGGAAGAAACGACGGATAGCGTGGGACGTATTCGCCAGGGTTATCATCCAGTGGTGGAGCAAATGATTTTGGAGTACGGAAGTACTTTAGGGTTTTCCGGTCCAGAAGCACTGGAGTATTTAAAGCGGGCTGGATTGGTGTTGTACGGTTCCGTGAATTCACAGTTGCAGGAAGTGGCATTTAAATCCATGGAAAGTCAATTGAAGGCATCCGGATTGCCGGAGGCGGATGGTGTATTGGTATCGGTCCATGGAAAAACCGGGGATGTTCTGGCGTATTGTGGGGGAGACTCTCCAGTGGACATGGCCAGTCAGCCGAGGCAACCTGGTTCCACATTGAAACCGTTTATTTATGCGGCAGCAATGGATCAGTCGGTTTTGACCGTCGATTCCTTGTTATTGGATGAAAAGACCCGTTTTGGCGATTATCAACCCTCCAACGTCGATGGATTATATCGAGGCTATGTTACCCCGAGAGAGGCAATCTTGCAGTCCTTGAATGTACCCGCGGTACAGGTGATGGACAAACTGGGCGTGGAATCCACGATGACTTATCTTCAAGGAGGCGGGTTTTCACATCTCACCAAGGAAGATTATGGACTTGCAACGGCATTGGGTGGGCTGACTTATGGGGTGACGCCTTTGGAACTTTCGATTGCCTACAGCAGTTTTGTCAATGAAGGAATGCGAACGGGTCCTTATTTCGTCCAGCGGGTTGAAAATCGAAGGGGAGAAGTACTGTACGAAAAGGGCAATGCAAAACCAACGTCCTGGTTGTTCGCGGATACGGCGAACTACATGAGGGATATATTGATCCATAATGTGGTGTCGGGAACGGGAAGCAAAGCGTCAAACCCCTTGGAAACTGGAGGCAAGACCGGAACCAGTTCTCAAAACAGGGATCTGTGGTTCAGCGGTTTTACTGGAGATCTGGTAACGACGGTATGGATCGGACGAGAAGATGCAAAGCCTGTAAACGGTCGAAGCAGCGTTGCGGCAGCCGTCTATGGCACCTATGTCACTATAGGAGAAAAGGCGGGTCTAATGGAAGATCTGCATGGATCGCCGACCCACGGATATGAAGAGGAGACCATTGTCGTAGCGACGGATGCTGGATGGGATCATTTGTTGGAAAATGGTTTTGTTTTAGAAAACATGATTACCGAGATCCAAGTAACACCGGAGGAAAGATCTCTTTTTGAACAACGCATGATGGTCGGCGTGTATGTAGATGAGGAAAGCGGCAAGGTTTTTGTAGAAGGTTGGTGTGATCCTCAGTATAAAACTTTGCGCTTTTATCGGGAGGATCAGGTACCGGAATCGTGCATGGATCATCCCTGGTTTGACTTTTTATATCGATATTTTACATCGTAA
- a CDS encoding prephenate dehydratase, translated as MTNITVAYQGVPGSYSYQAMNEYFDDKINSINTMLFSDVFESVESGESDFGILPFENSTTGGVYEVFDLLANRDLFIVGERCIEVKHHLMCIPGSSLDRIHTVYSHQQALDQCSRFIRDHKITPIPTTNTAVSAQLVREKQDPGLASIGSLLAAKLNELDILSDNINNYSNNITKFIILSKTRMPSENANKLSLFFTTPHKPGALYTALGYFARENINLLKLISRPAKNTPWAYSYFVDVEGNMEDPAVARVLELLKKNSPQFKILGNYVAHNLEV; from the coding sequence ATGACAAACATTACCGTAGCATATCAAGGCGTGCCAGGTTCATACAGTTATCAAGCCATGAACGAATATTTCGACGATAAGATCAACAGCATCAATACCATGTTGTTTTCCGACGTTTTTGAATCGGTGGAATCCGGAGAATCAGATTTTGGCATTCTTCCTTTTGAGAACTCTACTACAGGCGGCGTTTACGAAGTATTCGATCTACTCGCCAATCGAGATCTGTTTATCGTTGGGGAACGTTGCATCGAAGTAAAACATCATTTGATGTGCATCCCTGGCTCGTCATTGGATCGGATCCATACTGTTTATTCTCACCAACAAGCCCTGGATCAATGCAGCCGATTTATCCGGGATCACAAAATTACACCCATCCCAACCACCAATACAGCGGTCAGCGCACAACTGGTGCGGGAAAAACAAGACCCCGGTCTGGCATCCATAGGCAGCCTGCTCGCCGCAAAACTCAACGAATTGGACATTTTATCCGACAATATCAACAATTATTCAAACAACATCACCAAATTCATCATACTGTCGAAAACCCGGATGCCCAGTGAAAACGCCAATAAACTGAGCTTGTTTTTTACCACTCCACACAAGCCAGGTGCATTGTACACCGCTTTGGGGTATTTTGCCCGTGAAAATATCAATCTCTTAAAACTGATCAGCCGCCCGGCGAAGAATACTCCTTGGGCGTACTCGTATTTTGTCGACGTGGAAGGAAACATGGAGGATCCGGCAGTTGCCAGAGTCCTTGAGCTGTTAAAAAAGAACAGTCCTCAATTTAAAATATTGGGCAACTACGTCGCTCACAACCTGGAAGTATAG
- a CDS encoding RluA family pseudouridine synthase: protein MKETNNVMIFSNEGFDKQIKGYLQEEGGFSSRLLRFVKKEGALYINGKQMRLDQVFRSGEVLEVRMPEEAVDVEGEDKPLDVLYEDLDILVVSKEPNMVTHPTKGHPDNNLANRVAHHFMKSGIAAKIRFVNRLDRDTTGVVVIAKSKFAHQHIQNQMQDKKVEKVYYALVERSVQPSNGVVDLPIGRPSDDSIIRTVMETGKSSTTHYETLYGDSKATLLRLYLETGRTHQIRVHMKAVGHPLIGDTLYNPEGTTFGMDRQALHGGEIRLIQPRTGKRLVIRAPLPEDMKVCMDRMGWPDLMETRRIL, encoded by the coding sequence GTGAAAGAAACGAATAACGTCATGATCTTTAGCAACGAAGGATTCGACAAGCAAATCAAGGGTTACTTGCAAGAAGAAGGCGGGTTTTCCTCCCGTTTGCTTCGATTTGTCAAAAAAGAAGGAGCACTCTACATCAATGGAAAGCAAATGAGATTGGACCAGGTATTTCGTTCGGGGGAAGTTTTGGAGGTTCGAATGCCGGAGGAAGCGGTAGATGTAGAAGGAGAAGACAAACCGCTGGATGTTTTGTACGAGGACCTTGATATTTTGGTGGTGAGCAAGGAACCAAACATGGTGACTCATCCGACAAAAGGACATCCGGACAATAACTTGGCCAATCGTGTTGCTCACCATTTCATGAAGAGTGGGATCGCAGCAAAGATCCGTTTCGTCAACCGATTGGATCGGGATACTACAGGGGTTGTGGTCATTGCCAAAAGCAAATTTGCCCATCAACATATCCAAAATCAAATGCAGGACAAAAAAGTGGAAAAAGTATATTATGCATTGGTGGAGAGAAGTGTTCAACCGTCCAACGGTGTAGTGGATCTTCCCATAGGAAGGCCGTCTGATGATTCCATCATTCGGACGGTTATGGAAACTGGCAAATCATCAACGACCCACTATGAGACATTGTATGGAGATTCCAAGGCAACCCTGCTCCGATTGTACTTGGAAACGGGAAGGACTCATCAAATACGGGTCCATATGAAGGCCGTCGGTCACCCCTTGATCGGTGATACCCTTTATAATCCGGAAGGCACCACATTTGGCATGGATCGACAGGCTCTCCACGGTGGAGAAATTCGTTTGATCCAGCCAAGAACAGGAAAACGTCTTGTGATTCGTGCTCCTTTGCCGGAGGATATGAAAGTCTGCATGGATCGGATGGGATGGCCGGATTTGATGGAAACAAGGAGGATCCTATGA
- the rpsT gene encoding 30S ribosomal protein S20, translating into MANIKSAMKRAQLAEIRTMRNKSVKTGIKTSIKKFDVALESKDPEVALDAFKTAVKKLDKGVSKGVLHKNSAARKKSSLARKLNAM; encoded by the coding sequence ATGGCAAATATTAAATCCGCTATGAAAAGAGCGCAACTTGCGGAAATTCGGACAATGAGAAACAAGAGTGTCAAGACTGGAATCAAAACCAGTATCAAAAAATTCGACGTGGCTCTTGAATCCAAAGATCCAGAAGTCGCATTGGACGCTTTTAAAACTGCTGTCAAAAAGCTGGACAAAGGTGTATCAAAAGGTGTTCTGCACAAGAACTCTGCAGCCAGAAAAAAAAGCAGCTTGGCAAGAAAATTGAACGCAATGTAA
- the holA gene encoding DNA polymerase III subunit delta, with product MKYQELNANIKENKIAKVYLLCGEEYQISKMMAGNLKTHLIDPAFEQLNYIRFDEKTHTVQDIVAFSETMPFMSEKRMVLVAEGNLLHGSIPDQDADTLIQYIKTPNDATCLVFLSRKIDKKRKLTKALLEHGVVVETNRVDRIQLEKWIAKRIRVAGKKVDRLAMNALVEGLEYLDKDSKMNLEDVDNELEKIIAYAGERVQIESEDVAVVLSRGVEHSIFRMVDFLGTGKVKESLEILDYLFEVGEHPTKILFMMVRQLRILYRSKLLKERGYTTEHIASTTGFRPFMINNALRQGRNFSLEKLKKAYERCADIDRLLKSTKNDPKVLLEMLIFDLR from the coding sequence ATGAAATATCAGGAACTGAATGCAAATATCAAAGAAAACAAGATCGCAAAGGTTTATCTGCTTTGCGGAGAGGAATACCAAATTTCTAAAATGATGGCCGGAAACTTGAAAACCCATTTGATCGATCCGGCCTTTGAACAGCTCAATTACATTCGCTTTGATGAAAAGACCCATACAGTGCAGGACATCGTTGCTTTTAGCGAGACCATGCCCTTTATGAGTGAAAAAAGAATGGTTCTGGTTGCAGAAGGCAACTTGCTTCACGGGTCCATCCCGGATCAAGATGCGGATACCCTGATCCAATACATAAAAACCCCCAATGATGCCACGTGCCTTGTTTTTCTTTCCAGAAAGATCGACAAGAAAAGAAAATTGACGAAAGCATTGCTGGAACATGGTGTCGTGGTGGAAACGAACCGAGTGGATCGGATCCAGTTGGAAAAGTGGATCGCCAAAAGAATCCGGGTTGCCGGAAAAAAAGTGGACCGACTTGCCATGAATGCATTGGTGGAAGGTTTGGAATACCTGGATAAAGACAGTAAGATGAACTTGGAGGACGTGGACAACGAACTGGAAAAGATCATTGCCTACGCTGGTGAACGGGTTCAAATTGAATCGGAGGATGTGGCAGTTGTTCTGTCTCGAGGAGTGGAACACAGCATATTCCGCATGGTCGATTTTCTTGGAACGGGAAAGGTAAAAGAAAGCCTGGAGATCCTCGACTATTTGTTTGAAGTGGGTGAACATCCGACAAAAATCTTGTTCATGATGGTCCGTCAACTGAGAATACTGTATCGAAGCAAGTTGTTGAAAGAACGCGGTTATACCACGGAGCATATCGCGTCCACAACGGGATTCCGCCCCTTCATGATCAACAACGCCCTACGCCAGGGGAGGAATTTTTCTCTGGAGAAACTCAAGAAAGCTTACGAACGCTGTGCTGATATCGACCGTTTGCTCAAGAGCACAAAGAATGATCCCAAAGTGCTTCTTGAAATGCTCATATTTGATCTGAGATGA
- the cooS gene encoding anaerobic carbon-monoxide dehydrogenase catalytic subunit, which yields MSHEVLEFDVVSASLTEKAKTDGAELIWDRQQAMKAKCGFGDKGLCCRICAMGPCRISPVEGKGAQRGLCGATADVIVSRNFARMVAAGTSAHSDHAREIATVMHMSNKDGNYKVKDVGKLLNLAKEWGVETEGRENDDIAHEVAEIALNEFGKPFGTQRFITRAPEPRQKLWKEKNFEPRAIDREVVTLMHSTHIGCTGDADSMLEMSMRTSLADGWGGSMIGTELSDIMFGTPTARGTEANLGVIEENMVNILLHGHNPSFSEMVVLAAEEPEMIAMAKEVGADGINLVGMCCTGNEVTMRHGVKIAGNFYQQELAVLTGAMEAVIVDVQCIFPALARLSDCYHTKFITTSPKAKITGSTYIEFSEEHALESTKTIVREAIMNYANRDRSKVLIPQAKSKALVGYSVETVIQHLDKVVNSHTDVFNTVKPLSDVIWAGVLRGAAGIVGCNNPQVKHDKSHVTIMKELIKNDVIVVTTGCAAQAAAKAGLMTMEAKELCGRGLKEVCERVGIPPVLHMGSCVDISRILDIVGRVAIERGLDNSDLPVVGVAPEWMSEKAVAIGTYVVTSGIDTYLGVTPQVLGSEHFTDMLTNTIEEKVGARFTFEEDPVVCAQLILDRMEEKRDRLGI from the coding sequence ATGAGTCATGAAGTCTTGGAATTCGACGTGGTAAGCGCGAGCTTGACGGAAAAAGCAAAAACAGATGGAGCAGAACTGATTTGGGACAGACAGCAGGCCATGAAGGCCAAATGTGGTTTTGGAGACAAGGGGTTATGCTGCAGGATCTGTGCCATGGGACCATGCCGTATCAGTCCGGTGGAAGGTAAAGGCGCCCAAAGAGGTCTTTGTGGAGCGACTGCCGATGTCATCGTATCCAGAAACTTTGCAAGAATGGTAGCAGCAGGAACCTCTGCCCACTCCGATCATGCAAGAGAGATCGCCACCGTCATGCACATGTCCAACAAAGATGGAAACTACAAGGTAAAAGATGTAGGCAAACTGTTGAACCTGGCAAAAGAATGGGGAGTAGAAACAGAAGGTCGCGAAAACGACGATATCGCCCATGAAGTGGCAGAAATTGCACTCAATGAATTCGGAAAGCCTTTTGGGACCCAACGGTTCATCACAAGAGCTCCTGAACCCAGACAAAAGTTGTGGAAAGAAAAGAACTTCGAGCCGAGAGCCATTGACCGGGAAGTAGTTACTTTGATGCACTCCACTCACATTGGCTGTACCGGTGATGCGGACAGCATGCTGGAAATGTCCATGAGAACATCCTTGGCAGACGGCTGGGGCGGATCCATGATCGGAACGGAACTTAGTGACATCATGTTTGGAACTCCCACAGCAAGAGGAACGGAAGCGAATCTTGGCGTTATCGAAGAAAACATGGTAAATATATTGCTACACGGTCACAACCCCAGTTTTTCTGAAATGGTCGTGTTGGCGGCAGAAGAACCGGAAATGATCGCTATGGCGAAAGAAGTCGGAGCAGATGGCATCAATCTGGTCGGCATGTGCTGTACCGGTAACGAAGTGACCATGCGACACGGTGTAAAAATTGCAGGAAACTTCTATCAGCAGGAACTGGCAGTGTTGACTGGCGCCATGGAAGCCGTCATTGTAGATGTTCAGTGCATCTTCCCGGCATTGGCAAGATTGTCCGACTGCTATCACACCAAGTTTATCACCACTTCACCTAAAGCAAAAATCACAGGCAGTACTTACATAGAATTCAGCGAAGAACATGCTTTGGAATCCACAAAAACCATCGTGCGGGAAGCGATCATGAACTACGCGAACAGAGATCGATCCAAAGTGTTGATCCCCCAAGCGAAGAGCAAGGCATTGGTAGGCTACAGCGTAGAAACGGTCATTCAGCATCTGGACAAGGTCGTAAACAGTCATACTGATGTATTCAATACTGTAAAACCTTTGTCGGATGTTATCTGGGCCGGCGTACTTCGTGGAGCTGCAGGGATCGTTGGCTGCAACAATCCGCAAGTCAAGCACGACAAGAGCCATGTCACCATCATGAAAGAACTGATCAAAAACGACGTCATCGTTGTTACGACAGGATGTGCCGCCCAGGCAGCTGCCAAAGCAGGCCTGATGACCATGGAAGCAAAAGAACTTTGCGGACGAGGACTCAAGGAAGTTTGCGAACGTGTCGGCATTCCGCCGGTGCTTCACATGGGATCTTGTGTAGACATCTCCAGAATCTTGGATATCGTAGGACGTGTAGCGATAGAGAGAGGCTTGGACAATTCGGATCTGCCGGTCGTTGGTGTAGCACCGGAGTGGATGAGTGAAAAAGCCGTAGCCATTGGAACTTATGTTGTTACTTCCGGTATCGACACCTACTTGGGAGTTACGCCGCAAGTTTTGGGTTCCGAACATTTTACGGACATGTTGACCAACACCATCGAAGAAAAAGTCGGCGCGAGATTTACGTTTGAAGAAGATCCTGTCGTATGTGCACAATTGATTTTGGATCGTATGGAAGAAAAAAGAGACAGATTGGGAATATAG
- a CDS encoding ATP-binding protein, whose amino-acid sequence MSYRRIAVAGKGGTGKTSLTGMLIDFLIQAGKGPVLAVDADPNSNLNEVLGMEADETIGDVREQVNWAEREGNVIPGGMSKTDFFKLRLNQAVLEGDGYDMLVMGRSQGEGCYCYVNGILKNQLEILSDNYNHVIIDNEAGLEHLSRGSMGKIDLLLLISDYSHRSIQAAGRVKVLAEELKMNIPKMGLIVNKAPEGKLTESILEEIQRQELELIGVIPLDSNVFDYDSTGKPLVQLPEDSPAKVALKDIMKKLQII is encoded by the coding sequence ATGAGCTATAGAAGAATTGCTGTTGCAGGCAAAGGAGGAACCGGTAAAACCAGTTTGACCGGTATGCTGATCGATTTTCTCATACAAGCTGGCAAAGGTCCCGTATTGGCTGTAGATGCAGATCCCAATTCCAATTTGAACGAAGTGTTGGGAATGGAAGCAGACGAGACCATTGGCGACGTTCGGGAGCAGGTGAACTGGGCGGAACGGGAAGGCAACGTGATCCCCGGCGGTATGTCCAAAACGGATTTTTTCAAGTTGCGCCTCAACCAGGCGGTCTTGGAAGGGGACGGATACGACATGTTGGTCATGGGGAGAAGTCAGGGAGAAGGATGCTATTGCTATGTCAATGGTATTCTCAAAAATCAACTGGAGATCCTCAGCGACAATTATAACCATGTAATCATCGACAACGAAGCTGGATTAGAACATTTGAGTAGAGGATCCATGGGAAAAATCGACTTGCTGCTGTTGATCAGCGATTATTCCCATCGAAGCATCCAGGCGGCAGGACGGGTAAAAGTCTTGGCAGAAGAATTGAAAATGAACATTCCCAAAATGGGGCTGATCGTCAACAAGGCACCGGAAGGCAAGCTGACGGAATCCATACTGGAAGAGATCCAACGACAGGAGTTGGAATTGATCGGCGTGATCCCATTGGACTCCAATGTATTTGATTATGATTCGACAGGCAAACCATTAGTGCAATTACCGGAGGACAGCCCGGCGAAAGTTGCGTTGAAGGATATTATGAAAAAACTACAAATTATTTAA
- a CDS encoding ATP-binding protein — MKIAITGKGGVGKSTISAALSRYFAENGYRVLAVDADPDANLALALGMDVKLAEKIIPISEMNGLVEERTGAKPGTFGTTFKMNPKVDDIPERYAHDFEGIKVLVMGSVDVGGSGCVCAEHVLLRRLTSHLILREKDVVIMDMEAGIEHLGRGTADSVDAFITVVEPGERSVQTFKTVKKLSADLGVKNVMVIGNKLNDKEDEDFIKRQVGEENCLGFIYYDKTISVSDRENTSSYLASESLKKNIEEIAEKLIGNVKNKEK; from the coding sequence ATGAAAATTGCGATCACTGGAAAAGGCGGCGTGGGGAAATCGACGATCTCGGCAGCACTTTCAAGGTATTTTGCAGAGAACGGCTACCGGGTCCTGGCAGTAGATGCCGATCCGGATGCCAATCTGGCACTTGCTTTGGGAATGGACGTCAAGCTGGCGGAGAAGATCATCCCCATATCGGAAATGAATGGCTTGGTGGAGGAACGGACGGGAGCAAAACCGGGGACTTTTGGGACAACATTTAAAATGAATCCAAAAGTGGACGATATCCCCGAGCGTTACGCACATGATTTTGAAGGCATCAAAGTCCTGGTCATGGGCAGCGTAGACGTCGGTGGTTCCGGATGTGTTTGTGCAGAACATGTATTGCTTCGGCGGCTGACATCCCACTTGATCCTACGGGAGAAGGATGTAGTGATCATGGACATGGAGGCCGGCATCGAACATTTGGGACGAGGGACTGCAGATTCAGTAGACGCATTCATCACCGTAGTAGAACCGGGCGAACGGAGCGTTCAAACGTTCAAGACGGTAAAGAAACTATCCGCAGATTTGGGCGTGAAAAACGTCATGGTGATCGGCAACAAGTTGAATGACAAGGAAGATGAAGATTTCATCAAACGTCAGGTTGGAGAAGAAAATTGCTTGGGATTTATCTACTATGATAAAACCATCAGCGTTTCCGACCGGGAAAACACGTCATCTTATCTGGCCAGTGAAAGCTTGAAAAAGAACATCGAAGAAATTGCGGAAAAACTGATCGGAAATGTTAAAAATAAGGAAAAGTAG
- the acsB gene encoding acetyl-CoA decarbonylase/synthase complex subunit alpha/beta translates to MNLFKIIYSGKDQYLDLAENMVKKVIEEKGKDAPVKFPSTAYALPVIYAITGEKITTTGELEKALDLAKGFIHEGNRLQNALDAGTASAMLAEIIEAVKYTLDDEPYKAPLQGHLTDAQIRAFGVPLVTQDIPGVAVIIGKCKDSKTAADIIKEYQEKGLLTFLVGEVIDQAIEENVKMGIDLRVISLGYEIESVIHVVSVAIRASLIFGAVEPGDFEAHKAYTKNRVKAFVNVFDDWDDKIIAAGAAAIELGFPAVTETFINEVPTLLLHQPDNSKVIETSLEVRNIKIKVTKIDIPVGVASAFEGERIRKNDMYAEFGGSKTKAWELVRMKDMASIEDGKIELVGPDIDTADKVPYNLPFAVVVDVAGKSMEEDFEPVLERRLHYFMNYIEGVMHIGQRNIAWIRVGKESFERGLRLKDIGKVIYAKMKAEFDTVVDKCQVTIYTDKAQVEQLEQELAFPKYRARDERLATLIDENVDTFYSCTLCQSFAPAHVCIVTPERLGLCGAVSWLDAKATKELDPTGACQPVPKDGVEDEEKGIWTEVSKAVDVASQGAVSRVSLYSIMEDPMTSCGCFECICGIMPEANGVVIVNREFGDITPVGMTFGDLASMTGGGVQTPGFMGHGRHFIGSKKFMSAEGGLARIVWMPKELKDDVRDRLDAAAKEMYGIDGFTDMICDETIASESETVLEFLESKGHPALTLDPIM, encoded by the coding sequence ATGAATCTGTTTAAGATTATCTACTCCGGTAAGGATCAATACCTGGACTTGGCGGAAAACATGGTAAAGAAGGTCATTGAGGAAAAAGGGAAAGATGCACCGGTGAAATTCCCATCCACTGCATATGCGCTTCCTGTGATTTACGCCATAACAGGGGAGAAAATAACGACTACAGGCGAATTGGAAAAGGCTTTGGACCTGGCCAAGGGATTTATTCATGAGGGGAACAGACTTCAAAATGCATTGGATGCAGGAACTGCATCAGCCATGTTGGCGGAAATCATCGAGGCAGTAAAATATACGCTGGATGATGAACCTTACAAGGCACCATTGCAGGGACATTTGACCGATGCACAGATCCGAGCATTTGGTGTACCGTTGGTAACTCAGGACATTCCAGGTGTTGCCGTTATTATCGGTAAATGCAAAGACTCTAAAACAGCGGCTGACATCATTAAAGAGTATCAGGAAAAAGGGCTGTTGACTTTCCTGGTAGGTGAAGTCATCGATCAGGCGATCGAAGAAAATGTAAAAATGGGCATCGACCTTCGAGTCATTTCCCTGGGATATGAGATCGAGTCGGTCATTCACGTAGTTTCAGTAGCAATCAGAGCCAGTTTGATTTTTGGGGCTGTGGAACCGGGCGATTTCGAAGCTCACAAAGCATACACAAAAAATCGTGTGAAAGCATTCGTCAATGTATTTGATGATTGGGACGATAAGATCATTGCAGCTGGAGCAGCAGCCATTGAACTGGGATTCCCGGCAGTTACAGAAACCTTTATTAATGAAGTGCCGACCCTGTTGTTGCATCAACCGGACAACAGCAAGGTGATCGAAACATCCTTGGAAGTACGCAACATCAAGATCAAAGTAACCAAGATCGACATTCCTGTTGGTGTAGCCTCTGCCTTCGAGGGTGAACGAATTCGCAAGAACGACATGTATGCTGAATTTGGCGGAAGTAAAACCAAAGCTTGGGAATTGGTTCGCATGAAAGATATGGCCAGCATCGAAGATGGCAAAATCGAGTTGGTCGGACCGGATATCGATACCGCAGACAAGGTACCGTATAATCTACCATTTGCTGTCGTGGTCGATGTGGCCGGTAAAAGCATGGAAGAAGACTTTGAACCAGTTTTGGAGAGAAGATTGCACTACTTCATGAACTACATTGAAGGCGTTATGCATATTGGACAGCGCAACATTGCCTGGATCCGTGTAGGCAAGGAATCTTTTGAACGAGGTCTGCGACTGAAGGATATCGGAAAAGTTATTTATGCAAAGATGAAGGCGGAATTTGATACAGTAGTAGACAAGTGTCAAGTGACCATTTATACAGATAAGGCTCAAGTCGAACAACTGGAGCAAGAGTTGGCGTTCCCGAAATATCGGGCCAGAGACGAGAGATTGGCAACCCTTATTGACGAAAATGTAGATACTTTCTATTCTTGTACACTTTGCCAGTCCTTTGCACCGGCTCACGTGTGCATCGTAACTCCGGAGAGACTTGGTCTTTGTGGTGCGGTCAGCTGGCTGGATGCAAAAGCCACCAAAGAATTGGATCCTACGGGAGCTTGTCAACCAGTACCCAAAGACGGCGTGGAAGACGAAGAAAAAGGAATCTGGACGGAAGTCAGCAAGGCAGTAGATGTTGCTTCTCAGGGAGCAGTATCCAGAGTGTCCTTGTACAGCATCATGGAAGATCCAATGACTTCATGCGGATGCTTCGAGTGTATCTGCGGAATCATGCCGGAAGCAAACGGAGTGGTTATCGTCAACCGTGAGTTTGGGGATATCACACCAGTTGGAATGACTTTCGGAGATCTGGCTTCCATGACAGGCGGTGGAGTCCAAACTCCTGGTTTCATGGGTCACGGAAGACACTTTATTGGATCGAAAAAATTCATGAGTGCAGAAGGCGGCTTGGCCAGAATCGTATGGATGCCTAAAGAATTGAAGGACGATGTTCGAGACCGATTGGATGCAGCTGCAAAAGAGATGTATGGCATCGATGGATTCACCGATATGATCTGTGATGAGACCATTGCCAGCGAATCGGAAACCGTGTTGGAATTCCTGGAATCCAAAGGACATCCGGCATTGACCTTAGATCCAATCATGTAA